CTGTTCTCGCATCAGGCCGCCAGGGTTGCCGCCCGAGATGCGGTGCGCGACCAGCGCGGCAGTTTGACCTACGCGGAGCTTGCCCGCCGCGCGGATGTGCTCGCGGTGGCGATCCGCGAGATGTGTCCGCAGCCGGGTACCCGCATCGGTCTACACCTGGGGCGCACGGCCGACGTGGTGGTGGCAGTGCTCGCGATCATCGCGACCGGCCACACGTACGTGCCGCTCGATCCGGCGTACCCACTTGAGCGGCTCAAGTTCATGGCCAGCGACAGTGGACTGACAGTCATCATCTCCGACCGGGAGGCGCCTGACGGAATCGGCGTCGCGAGAGTGCTTCGCCTGGACCGGGTCGACTGGTCCCGGGACGTCCCCGTTTCGCCGAGGATCGAGGCCGACCCCGAGAGCGCCGCCTACATCATCTACACCTCGGGCTCGACGGGTCTGCCGAAGGGCGTGGAGGTACGCAGGCGCAGCGTGGTGGCCATGGTGAACGCCGTGTGCTCGCGGCACCAGTTTGGCGAAACCGACGTGTGGACGCTCTTTCACTCCTACTGCTTCGACTTCTCGGTTTTCGAGATGTGGGGAGCGTTGGCCACGGGTGCCACCCTCGTGGTGGTGCCGGCGGAGGTCGCCGCCTCGCCGCGCGCCAGTGCCGAGTTGCTCGTACGGGAGCGGGTCACGGTCATGAACATCGTGCCGTCGGTCTTCCGCTACCTGACCGCGGCCACGCGGCAGCTCGCGGATCGCCCCGTAAGCGTGCGCCGCATCATTTTCGGTGGCGAGTCGATCGATGTGGCCGACATCCGCTCCTGGCGGGACTCGGTTCGTGCCGACTGTGAGTTCATCAATACCTACGGCATCACGGAGACCACGGTGTTCGTCACCACTCGACCGATTCTGCCCGCCGAGCTCCAGTCCACCGGCGATGAACGCGAATTCGCCACCGACCTCGGCGAGCCATTGAATGGCTGGGAGCTCCAGGTCCTCGACGACAGCGGCGCTCCCGTCGAGCCGGGGGGAATTGGCGAGATCTGGGTTGCCGGTGATGGAGTCGCTGTCGGCTATCTCAACCGGCCCGAACTCACCGCGGAACGGTTCCGCCAGCTGGCGCTCCCTGGCCATCCTCCGAGGGTTTACTACCGCAGTGGTGACCTGGCCACGCGGACGACGAACAACGTGTATTGCTATTCGGGTCGAGCCGACGATCAGGTGAAGATCAACGGCTTCCGGATCGAACTCGGAGAGGTCGAGGCGGCGCTGCGCAAGGCCTCCGGGCTCCGGGAACTGGCCGTGGTCTGTACCCGTAGCCGGGTAGGAGGCCGGATGCTGTCTGCCTTCTACGCCGCCGACGCCGTTTCGACGCAGGAACTCACCGCGCTCGCCCGCGCGACGCTCCCCGCCCACATGGTGCCCGGACGATTCGTTCAGTTGGCGGAGTTGCCGCGAAACGCGTCTGGCAAGACCGACCGGCGGGCACTGTCGGAGCGTCAGTAGCCCCGCACAGACCTGCCGCCATTCGAGCCCGAGGAATCCGATGAGCAAGAAACCCCGTAACTTCTCCAGCGACCCGAGTCGGCCCAGCTTCCTGGAGGAGCTCTATCAGGGCAGGTTCCGCTGGGACCTGATCCGAGACTTTCCTGTCCAGGATGCACAGGACCGGGCCGAGGGCGACCGCCTCGTCGAGCAGTTGAACGTCCTGCTTCGCGAGCGAATCGACCCCACGGCCGTTGACCGCGACCGCCAGCTACCTGAAGGCTTCCTCGCGGAGCTGGCCACGCGCGGCTACTTTCGGCTGCAGGCGGATCGAGCGGTCGGCGGGCACGAACTCTCGCACTACAACACGTTCCGGGTCGTCGTGGCGGCCGCGAGTTGGAGCACGCCGGTCGCACTGTCGATCGCGATCGAGAACGCGCTCGGCGCCAGCGCGTTCCTCTCGGTTGTGCCCGAAGGGCCGCTGCGTGAGTTGTTGCGCGCGCATGTTGCTCGCGGCGGCCTCTCGGCCAGCGCCGACAGCGAGCCCCAGGGGGCGGCGAACCAGCGTCGCGCCACCACCGCCACGCGAGTCGAAACGGCGGAGGCCTATCTGCTGAACGGCCAGAAGGTCTTCGTGGGGCACGCGCCCGTCGCCGAGCTGGTCAGCGTCTCGGCGACGATCCGCGACAACGGCCAGGAGCGGGTCCAGATGTTCTTCGTGCGGACCGACAGCCCTGGCGTGACCGCCGGACAGTGGCACGAGTACATGGGAATCAAGGGCTTCCCCAACGGCTGGCTGAACTTCGACAACGTGCTCGTGCCCGCGGACCAGATGTTCGTGGAGCGCGCCTCCGAGCATCAGGTCCGGGTGACCCCGGAGACCGCGAAGATGGTGGCTCGGGGCCGGCTGCACCTCATCGCGGCGCCGTCGCTGGCGATCGCCAAGCTGTGCGTGCAATGGGCGCGAGACTTCGTGCTGCGGCGGGAGGTCGACGGCCGGAAGCTGGCGGACTACCAGGAGATTCAACAGCAGCTGGCGGAGTCGCTCGCGCAGACCTTCGCGATCG
Above is a window of Cystobacter fuscus DNA encoding:
- a CDS encoding amino acid adenylation domain-containing protein gives rise to the protein MSTTSAGDLYSLFSHQAARVAARDAVRDQRGSLTYAELARRADVLAVAIREMCPQPGTRIGLHLGRTADVVVAVLAIIATGHTYVPLDPAYPLERLKFMASDSGLTVIISDREAPDGIGVARVLRLDRVDWSRDVPVSPRIEADPESAAYIIYTSGSTGLPKGVEVRRRSVVAMVNAVCSRHQFGETDVWTLFHSYCFDFSVFEMWGALATGATLVVVPAEVAASPRASAELLVRERVTVMNIVPSVFRYLTAATRQLADRPVSVRRIIFGGESIDVADIRSWRDSVRADCEFINTYGITETTVFVTTRPILPAELQSTGDEREFATDLGEPLNGWELQVLDDSGAPVEPGGIGEIWVAGDGVAVGYLNRPELTAERFRQLALPGHPPRVYYRSGDLATRTTNNVYCYSGRADDQVKINGFRIELGEVEAALRKASGLRELAVVCTRSRVGGRMLSAFYAADAVSTQELTALARATLPAHMVPGRFVQLAELPRNASGKTDRRALSERQ
- a CDS encoding acyl-CoA dehydrogenase family protein — its product is MSKKPRNFSSDPSRPSFLEELYQGRFRWDLIRDFPVQDAQDRAEGDRLVEQLNVLLRERIDPTAVDRDRQLPEGFLAELATRGYFRLQADRAVGGHELSHYNTFRVVVAAASWSTPVALSIAIENALGASAFLSVVPEGPLRELLRAHVARGGLSASADSEPQGAANQRRATTATRVETAEAYLLNGQKVFVGHAPVAELVSVSATIRDNGQERVQMFFVRTDSPGVTAGQWHEYMGIKGFPNGWLNFDNVLVPADQMFVERASEHQVRVTPETAKMVARGRLHLIAAPSLAIAKLCVQWARDFVLRREVDGRKLADYQEIQQQLAESLAQTFAIETMSQWCLLPDDQGRQINQRFEQNASKNVSSLLCWDVVDRTMSLLAAEGYETAHSKQQRGAPPVPVERFMRDARNLRISGGVDFQIDNWIARMSILSYYYPEPDHADELAKNEPVRGDFDGAVLTDRNLGHLRWVADEVHRFGATCLELARRNPDRASLQENERTLILLTGIARELLVMSLTLARASKMASTGDHSGQELADVYCVSAGHRIADLRRRLSANAPANVPSLNAAWLSGTTLDHLTYDAATGSRR